The following are encoded in a window of Solidesulfovibrio magneticus RS-1 genomic DNA:
- a CDS encoding FAD-dependent oxidoreductase translates to MEPMNFNFQCGDPPPPSGLSIGIVGAGPSGLAAAGYLSCLGHAVEVYDKMPKPGGLMLFGIPGHRIPRQRIEAGTLRMARQYGVVFYTHTKICCSAPLFEEEGDHFCTEVKGLGEMITKHEAIMIATGSWRSRKLGIPGEDLPGVCSGLEFLFPIRAAHYCAPGVKAPDVAGKKVVVIGAGHSAVDVAHGAAALGAASVDMLYRRTRAEAPCGRLEIERLEAAGVVWHEGCLPEAVLGETAATGIVCKQGGLERGFEADLVVAAIGEVATPPFAKELGLESVRKGEVRWLNMTAIENVFVAGDALTGPSKIGKAIYSGLRAARSLAQWLDLKAQNRQTEFTGDELISREAERFPGGDFRDAPRVRGR, encoded by the coding sequence ATGGAACCCATGAACTTCAATTTCCAGTGCGGCGACCCGCCGCCGCCAAGCGGCCTGTCCATCGGCATCGTCGGGGCCGGCCCGTCGGGCCTGGCCGCCGCCGGCTACCTGTCGTGCCTGGGACATGCCGTCGAGGTCTACGACAAGATGCCCAAACCCGGCGGGCTCATGCTTTTCGGCATCCCCGGCCACCGCATCCCGCGCCAGCGCATCGAGGCCGGCACTCTGCGCATGGCCCGTCAATACGGCGTGGTTTTTTACACCCATACCAAGATCTGCTGCAGCGCGCCGCTGTTCGAGGAAGAGGGCGACCACTTCTGCACCGAGGTCAAGGGCCTGGGTGAGATGATCACCAAGCACGAGGCCATCATGATCGCCACCGGCTCCTGGCGCTCGCGCAAGCTCGGCATCCCCGGCGAGGACCTGCCCGGGGTGTGCTCGGGCCTGGAGTTCCTCTTTCCCATCCGGGCCGCCCACTACTGCGCCCCCGGGGTCAAGGCCCCGGACGTGGCCGGCAAGAAGGTCGTGGTCATCGGGGCCGGCCACTCGGCCGTGGACGTGGCCCACGGAGCGGCCGCCCTGGGCGCGGCCTCGGTGGACATGCTCTACCGCCGTACCCGGGCCGAAGCCCCCTGTGGCCGGTTGGAGATCGAACGCCTGGAAGCCGCCGGCGTGGTCTGGCACGAAGGCTGCCTGCCCGAGGCCGTCCTGGGCGAAACCGCTGCCACGGGCATCGTCTGCAAGCAAGGCGGCCTGGAGCGCGGCTTCGAGGCCGATCTTGTCGTCGCCGCCATCGGCGAGGTGGCCACGCCGCCTTTCGCCAAGGAACTTGGTCTTGAATCCGTGCGCAAGGGCGAAGTGCGCTGGCTCAACATGACCGCCATCGAAAACGTGTTCGTGGCCGGCGATGCCCTCACCGGCCCAAGCAAGATCGGCAAGGCCATCTATTCCGGGCTGCGCGCCGCCCGCTCCCTGGCCCAGTGGCTCGACCTCAAGGCCCAGAACCGCCAGACCGAATTCACTGGCGACGAACTCATCAGCCGCGAAGCCGAACGCTTCCCCGGCGGCGATTTCCGCGACGCACCCAGGGTAAGGGGAAGATAA
- a CDS encoding DUF4145 domain-containing protein: MSHTVALVCPHCCTKNVAFQLVSSVILSKNSQDNRVYYLSFFQCAYCKEGVLIRFSNVISAPPPENVTDIGRYKVERIYPEISQVKAPKYVSENIKRFFVQGVDNLKRSNYDAAGMMFRKVLDVSLKEQSEDGSGTLYQRIKRLADGNKLTPSMAEWAHQIRIDGNEAAHDEAPLSREVAESLRDFTELMLMYLYTLPGMLEERRAAHGVAIVSS; encoded by the coding sequence ATGTCGCATACAGTGGCCCTTGTTTGTCCTCATTGTTGCACAAAAAATGTAGCTTTTCAGCTTGTCTCTAGTGTTATTCTTTCAAAAAATTCTCAGGATAATCGAGTATACTACTTGTCTTTTTTCCAATGCGCGTATTGTAAAGAAGGTGTTCTTATTAGGTTTAGTAATGTAATAAGTGCGCCACCTCCAGAGAACGTAACCGACATAGGCCGTTATAAGGTGGAGAGAATTTATCCAGAGATAAGCCAAGTAAAGGCCCCGAAGTATGTCTCTGAGAATATTAAGCGGTTTTTTGTTCAGGGAGTCGATAATTTGAAAAGGAGTAATTATGATGCAGCAGGAATGATGTTTAGAAAAGTTCTTGATGTTTCGTTGAAAGAACAAAGTGAAGACGGCAGCGGGACTTTATATCAAAGAATTAAGCGTCTAGCTGATGGGAATAAATTGACACCATCAATGGCAGAATGGGCACACCAGATTAGGATCGATGGCAATGAGGCTGCTCACGATGAAGCTCCGCTCTCTCGTGAAGTTGCTGAATCACTTCGGGATTTCACAGAACTTATGTTAATGTATTTGTATACACTGCCTGGAATGTTGGAGGAGAGAAGGGCTGCGCATGGTGTTGCTATAGTGAGTTCTTGA
- a CDS encoding amino acid ABC transporter permease encodes MKHQGKCVVEETQPIVIDVGDGAAIPKPSDKGLVSAWWLSFIGALITLGCLLYFKPDPYLRIFKFIPDGILVTFQVTVSAIALALVIGLITGLGRISRNKYINLVASTYVEVVRGVPLLVQLFYIYYALGRVVHVPDLLAAVISMSVCYGAYMGEVFRAGITAIAVGQTEAARSLGFTRSQTMYYVILPQAWRTILPPVGNEFIALLKDTSLVSILGVADLLRRGREFASESFLYFETFTMVAVVYLIITLILSKLVSFMEERLSHHVKR; translated from the coding sequence ATGAAACACCAAGGCAAGTGCGTCGTCGAAGAAACCCAGCCCATCGTCATTGACGTCGGCGACGGGGCCGCCATCCCCAAACCATCCGACAAAGGGCTGGTCTCGGCTTGGTGGCTGTCGTTTATCGGCGCGCTCATCACGCTGGGCTGCCTGCTCTATTTCAAGCCCGATCCGTATTTGCGGATTTTCAAGTTCATCCCGGACGGCATCCTGGTCACCTTCCAGGTCACCGTCAGCGCCATCGCCCTGGCCCTGGTCATCGGACTCATCACCGGCTTGGGGCGCATCTCGCGCAACAAGTACATCAACCTCGTGGCCTCCACCTATGTCGAGGTGGTGCGCGGGGTGCCGCTTCTGGTGCAGCTTTTCTACATCTACTACGCCCTTGGGCGTGTGGTGCACGTGCCGGACCTCCTGGCCGCGGTCATCTCCATGAGCGTATGCTACGGGGCCTACATGGGCGAGGTGTTCCGGGCCGGCATCACGGCCATCGCCGTGGGCCAGACCGAGGCCGCCCGGTCGCTTGGCTTCACCCGGTCCCAGACCATGTACTACGTGATCCTGCCCCAGGCCTGGCGCACCATTTTGCCGCCGGTCGGCAACGAATTCATCGCGCTGTTAAAGGACACCTCCCTGGTCTCCATCCTGGGCGTGGCCGACCTGCTGCGCCGGGGCCGCGAGTTCGCCTCGGAATCGTTTCTGTATTTCGAGACGTTCACCATGGTGGCCGTGGTCTACCTGATCATCACCTTGATTCTCTCCAAACTGGTGAGTTTCATGGAGGAGCGTCTGTCGCACCATGTCAAACGATAG
- a CDS encoding tetratricopeptide repeat protein, with amino-acid sequence MTTADTDLSPEAAKAEALHQSALEALSRKEIETAREGFAKALEQFEVLGDDIGVAMTSHNLGLTCQEAGELDEARAWLEKSLAISEREDLDGGMTVTCHQLGVVAQLAEDNDTAMEWYIRALALEEKSGNVAGEAKTSHQLGIVSHLRGDLEAAKAWYARSIDCFAKVGDEHSVANTQKLLDFVTDYQRQGSHEGHAGPCGRPQ; translated from the coding sequence ATGACCACCGCCGACACGGACCTGTCCCCGGAGGCCGCCAAGGCCGAGGCCCTGCACCAGAGCGCCCTGGAAGCCCTGTCCCGCAAGGAAATCGAGACCGCCCGGGAAGGCTTCGCCAAGGCCCTGGAACAGTTCGAGGTCCTTGGCGACGACATCGGCGTGGCCATGACCAGCCACAACCTGGGCCTGACCTGCCAGGAAGCCGGCGAACTCGACGAAGCCCGGGCCTGGCTGGAAAAATCCCTGGCCATCAGCGAACGCGAGGACCTCGACGGCGGCATGACCGTCACCTGCCACCAGCTCGGCGTGGTGGCCCAGCTGGCCGAGGACAACGACACGGCCATGGAATGGTACATCCGCGCCCTGGCCCTGGAAGAAAAGAGCGGCAACGTGGCCGGCGAAGCCAAGACCAGCCACCAGCTCGGCATCGTCAGCCACCTGCGCGGCGACCTGGAAGCGGCCAAGGCCTGGTACGCCCGTTCCATCGACTGCTTCGCCAAGGTCGGCGACGAGCACAGCGTGGCCAATACCCAAAAGCTCCTCGACTTCGTCACCGACTACCAGCGCCAGGGCAGCCACGAAGGGCACGCCGGACCGTGCGGCCGGCCGCAGTAG
- a CDS encoding 4Fe-4S dicluster domain-containing protein, whose protein sequence is MEEQKTLYIDYGKCIGCETCEYVCRFVHDMPRIHMIRTTTGFMAPLYCRHCAEPNCAKVCKRGAIVRDRDGAMVLDPMLCRGCQSRQCMLACPYMAIFETDKGVTVVKCDLCAARRQRGLEPACAAMCPCGAIEYVDRATAETLPDEAARAAEQRVLDFVKPPKNKPDE, encoded by the coding sequence ATGGAAGAACAGAAGACGTTGTATATTGATTACGGCAAGTGCATCGGCTGCGAGACGTGCGAATACGTCTGCCGCTTCGTCCACGACATGCCGCGCATCCACATGATCCGCACGACCACCGGCTTCATGGCCCCGCTGTATTGCCGGCACTGCGCCGAACCCAACTGCGCCAAGGTCTGCAAGCGCGGAGCCATCGTGCGCGACCGCGACGGGGCCATGGTGCTGGACCCCATGCTCTGCCGGGGCTGCCAGTCGCGCCAGTGCATGCTGGCCTGCCCCTATATGGCGATTTTCGAGACCGACAAGGGTGTGACCGTGGTCAAGTGCGACCTGTGCGCCGCCCGCCGCCAGCGCGGCCTGGAGCCGGCCTGCGCCGCCATGTGCCCCTGCGGAGCCATCGAATACGTGGACCGGGCCACGGCCGAAACGCTGCCCGACGAGGCAGCCAGGGCGGCCGAGCAAAGGGTGCTCGACTTTGTCAAACCCCCGAAAAACAAGCCCGACGAGTGA
- a CDS encoding amino acid ABC transporter ATP-binding protein produces MSNDSPIIRISDVSKYFDDVAALSHVSLDVAPGEKVVIIGPSGSGKSTLLRTINRLEDISSGKIVVDGFDLDDKSVDINKVRMEVGMVFQSFNLFPHKTVLENITLAPIKLKGMDKADADAMASRLLEKVGILEKADVYPAKLSGGQQQRVAIARALAMSPKIMLFDEPTSALDPEMIGEVLDVMVKLAREGMTMVCVTHEMGFAREVADRIVFMDGGQILEIATPEQFYNNPQHPRTQKFLEQIL; encoded by the coding sequence ATGTCAAACGATAGCCCCATCATCCGCATATCGGACGTCAGCAAGTACTTCGACGACGTGGCCGCGCTGTCCCACGTGAGCCTGGACGTGGCCCCCGGCGAAAAGGTCGTCATCATCGGCCCCAGCGGCTCAGGCAAATCCACCTTGCTGCGCACCATCAACCGCCTGGAAGACATCAGCTCGGGCAAGATCGTGGTGGACGGCTTTGATCTCGACGACAAGTCCGTGGACATCAACAAGGTGCGCATGGAAGTGGGCATGGTGTTCCAGAGCTTCAACCTCTTCCCGCACAAGACGGTTCTGGAAAACATCACGCTGGCTCCCATCAAGCTCAAGGGCATGGACAAAGCCGACGCCGACGCCATGGCCAGCCGGCTGCTGGAAAAGGTCGGCATCCTGGAGAAGGCCGACGTCTACCCGGCCAAGCTCTCGGGCGGCCAGCAGCAGCGCGTGGCCATCGCCCGGGCGCTGGCCATGAGCCCGAAGATCATGCTCTTTGACGAGCCGACCTCGGCCCTGGACCCGGAGATGATCGGCGAGGTGCTCGACGTCATGGTGAAGCTGGCCCGGGAAGGCATGACCATGGTCTGCGTGACCCACGAAATGGGTTTCGCCCGGGAAGTGGCCGACCGCATCGTCTTCATGGACGGCGGCCAGATTCTGGAGATCGCCACGCCCGAGCAGTTCTACAATAATCCGCAGCACCCGCGCACCCAGAAGTTCCTGGAGCAGATTTTGTAG
- a CDS encoding diguanylate cyclase: protein MELPTAPATILIVDDAPSNLAVLTEALRSEYEVRIASSGSQALRLVEESAPDLILLDILMPDMDGYEVCRRFKARAATRNIPIIFLTAKGDVADETLGLALGAVDYIVKPVSVPIVQARVRTHVELKRRGDLLETLSMRDGLTGIANRRRFNDCLNRAWRQAMRGATPLSLLMADIDCFKAYNDTYGHMAGDECLKAVAATLAGVLKRPGDLAARFGGEEFVVILEETDLAGAMHLAEAMRLAVSDLGLTHDGSCISKVVTITLGAACCVPKAGGSAENLLCLADRKLYEAKMAGRNRVLGTQLV from the coding sequence ATGGAATTGCCCACTGCCCCGGCAACGATCCTCATCGTTGACGACGCCCCTTCCAATCTGGCTGTTTTGACCGAAGCCCTGCGCAGCGAATACGAAGTACGCATCGCTTCCAGCGGCTCCCAGGCCCTGCGTCTGGTGGAAGAGAGTGCGCCGGACCTTATTTTGCTCGACATCCTCATGCCCGACATGGACGGCTACGAAGTCTGCCGCCGCTTCAAGGCCCGGGCGGCCACCCGCAACATCCCCATCATTTTCCTGACGGCCAAGGGCGACGTGGCCGACGAGACGCTGGGGCTGGCGTTGGGGGCCGTGGACTACATCGTCAAACCGGTGAGCGTCCCCATCGTCCAGGCCCGGGTGCGCACCCATGTGGAACTCAAGCGCCGGGGCGATCTGCTGGAGACGCTGTCCATGCGCGACGGCCTGACCGGCATCGCCAACCGCCGCCGCTTCAACGACTGCCTCAACCGGGCCTGGCGGCAGGCCATGCGTGGGGCGACGCCGCTGAGTCTGCTCATGGCCGACATCGATTGTTTCAAGGCCTACAACGACACCTACGGCCACATGGCCGGCGACGAATGCCTCAAGGCCGTGGCCGCCACCCTGGCCGGAGTGCTCAAGCGCCCGGGGGATCTGGCGGCGCGGTTTGGCGGCGAGGAGTTCGTCGTCATCCTGGAAGAGACCGACCTGGCCGGGGCCATGCATCTGGCCGAGGCCATGCGTCTGGCCGTGTCCGACCTGGGCCTGACCCACGACGGCTCGTGCATTTCCAAGGTGGTCACCATCACCCTGGGCGCGGCCTGCTGCGTGCCCAAGGCCGGAGGCAGCGCCGAGAATCTGCTGTGCCTGGCCGACCGCAAGCTCTACGAAGCCAAGATGGCCGGCCGCAACCGGGTGCTTGGCACGCAGCTCGTTTAG
- a CDS encoding ABC transporter substrate-binding protein: MRKRFGLLLAALAAFVLCFGGLAQAEEKVYVNGIDFGFPPFGFVDKAGKPTGFDVESLDWIAKKMGFKVKHQPMDWDGIIPALLAKKIDIIASGMSATAERAQKVDFSIPYYEVTQVLVVGDKEATPFAEILKSGKKIGVQRGTVTAKLLEGFVGQPGYKFELVPYDSTDLSMEDVKIGRIAGSGMDSTIAAEVMKAPGFKIAGTFDAAPEKYGYAMRKEDKEFQAKVNEGLKLLMADPYWKELKAKYGI, encoded by the coding sequence ATGCGCAAACGTTTTGGCCTTCTTCTGGCCGCCCTGGCCGCCTTTGTCCTGTGCTTCGGCGGCCTGGCCCAGGCCGAGGAAAAAGTCTACGTCAACGGCATCGATTTCGGCTTTCCGCCCTTCGGCTTCGTCGACAAGGCCGGCAAACCCACCGGCTTCGACGTCGAATCCCTGGACTGGATCGCCAAAAAGATGGGCTTCAAGGTCAAACACCAGCCCATGGATTGGGACGGCATCATCCCCGCCCTTTTGGCCAAAAAGATCGACATCATCGCTTCCGGCATGAGCGCCACCGCCGAACGCGCCCAGAAAGTCGATTTCTCCATCCCCTACTACGAAGTCACCCAGGTCCTGGTCGTCGGCGACAAGGAAGCCACGCCCTTTGCCGAGATCCTCAAGTCCGGCAAAAAGATCGGCGTCCAGCGCGGCACCGTCACCGCCAAGCTCCTCGAAGGCTTCGTCGGCCAGCCCGGCTACAAGTTCGAGCTCGTGCCCTACGACTCCACCGACCTGTCCATGGAAGACGTGAAGATCGGCCGCATCGCCGGCTCCGGCATGGACAGCACCATCGCCGCCGAAGTCATGAAGGCCCCCGGCTTCAAAATCGCCGGCACCTTCGACGCCGCTCCCGAAAAGTACGGCTACGCCATGCGCAAGGAAGACAAGGAGTTCCAGGCCAAGGTCAACGAGGGCCTCAAGCTCCTCATGGCCGACCCCTACTGGAAGGAACTCAAGGCCAAGTACGGCATCTAG
- a CDS encoding DMT family transporter, with product MTRIYCKLVGSAVLWGGTWVAGRVLATYMGPFSAAFLRFALASVFLYFLTARMEGKFPRLARRDLPWLLTLAATGIFAYNALFFAGLRTVPAGRAALIVACIPSVVALFSGVLFRERFTKLKIAGIATSFAGVGCIVSGGDPASLLAKGLSTGDLCIFGCVAAWAAYTLAGKKAMERVGPYSAVAWSCILGAAMLLPPALASGLWRDVAVAGPVAWGCVAFFGILATGYGFSWYYEGVKAIGPTKAGVFINLVPVVAVVLGHALLDEPLSPALAVGGALVLAGVWLTNRHPALANR from the coding sequence ATGACGCGAATCTACTGCAAGCTCGTCGGTTCGGCCGTGCTGTGGGGCGGCACCTGGGTAGCCGGCCGGGTGCTGGCCACCTACATGGGACCGTTTTCGGCGGCGTTTTTGCGTTTCGCCCTGGCCTCGGTGTTCCTCTATTTCCTGACTGCCCGCATGGAGGGGAAGTTCCCAAGGCTGGCCCGGCGCGACCTGCCCTGGCTGCTGACCTTGGCCGCCACGGGCATCTTTGCCTACAACGCGCTGTTTTTCGCCGGGCTTCGCACCGTGCCGGCCGGCCGGGCGGCGCTCATCGTGGCTTGCATCCCATCGGTGGTGGCGCTTTTCTCGGGCGTCCTTTTTCGTGAGCGTTTCACGAAGCTCAAGATCGCCGGCATCGCCACGTCGTTTGCCGGGGTGGGCTGCATCGTTTCCGGCGGCGATCCGGCGTCGCTTTTGGCCAAGGGGCTTTCGACGGGCGATTTGTGCATTTTCGGCTGTGTGGCTGCCTGGGCCGCCTACACCCTGGCCGGCAAGAAAGCCATGGAGCGGGTGGGCCCGTACAGCGCCGTGGCCTGGTCATGCATCCTGGGCGCGGCCATGCTCTTGCCGCCGGCGTTGGCCTCGGGCCTGTGGCGCGACGTGGCGGTGGCCGGACCGGTGGCCTGGGGCTGTGTGGCCTTTTTTGGCATCCTGGCCACGGGCTACGGGTTTTCCTGGTATTACGAAGGGGTCAAGGCCATCGGCCCGACCAAGGCCGGGGTGTTTATCAACCTCGTGCCGGTGGTGGCGGTGGTGCTTGGCCATGCGCTCTTGGACGAGCCGCTGTCCCCGGCCCTGGCCGTGGGTGGCGCACTGGTGCTGGCCGGGGTATGGCTCACCAACAGACATCCGGCTTTGGCCAACCGATAA